GGCCCGGCGGGCGTCCTCCCGGGCCCGGGTGACCAGGAAGATGTTGTAGTCGACGCCGAGCGCGACCAGGAACACGAACGCGAGCAGCAGCACGCCGCTGTCCAGCGCCGGGAAGTCCAGCACGTGGTCGAAGAGCAGCCAGGCCGCGCCGAGGCTGGCGAAGAACGACGCGATCACGGTCAGCACCAGCAGCAGCGGCGCGAGCAGGCCGCGCAGCAGCAGCACCAGCACGGCGCCGACAAGCAGCAGGATGATCGGCAGGATCAGCCGCAGGTCGTTGGTGTTGGCCTGGTTCGAGTCGTAGGTGGCGGCGACCGCGCCGCCGACCAGGGCGCCGTCGGGGGCGTCCGCGCCGTCGACCGTGGGTGGCGCGGAGTCCGGTACGGCGGCCACCGCGTCGCGCAGCGCCACCACCGCGCGGTCGGAGGCGGCGATGCCGGGTTCGGCGGCGAGCACCACGTCGACCTGGGCGACCCGGTCGCCGGCGGCGCCCGGCCGGGCCGAGGCGACCCCGTCGACCCCGTCGGCGGCGGCGAGCACCGCCGGGGCCGCACCCGGGTTGGTCAGCACGGCGACCGGTTGGGTGCTGCCGGCCGGGAACGCCCGGGCCAGGGTCTCCGCGCCGGCGACCGCCTCGGGCCGCGCCCGGAACTGCTCGGTCTCGGACAGGCCGGTGCGGATGCCCAGGCCGCCCAGGGCGAGGCCGGCGAGGAGCAGGGTGGCCAGCACGGCGACCGGCAGCGGCCGGCGGGCGACCAGCTCGCCGAGGCGGCCCCAGAGCCGGCCCTCCCGGACGGGTCCGCCGACGCGCGGGACGAACGGCCAGAACAGGCCGCGGCCGAAGAGCACCAGCGCGGCGGGGAGCACGAACAGCGCGGAGAGCATCGCGAACACCACGCCGGTGGCGCACGCCACCGCGAGCGCCCGGTTGGTCTCCTGTTCCGACAGCAACAGCGTGAGTACGCCGAGGACGACCGTGCCGCCGCTGGCCAGGATCGGCTCGGCGGTGCGGCGCCGGGCGGCGCGCATGGCGGCGAACCGGTTCTCCTCGCGGCGCAGCTCCTCCCGGTAGCGGGCGATGAGCAGCAGGGCGTAGTCGGTGGCGGCGCCGAAGACCAGCACGCTGGCGATGCCGGTGACCTGGCCGGCCTGGAGGTGGATGCCGAGCGCGGGCACGATGGTGTCCACGGCCCGCAGCGTGATCTGTTCGGTCGCGGCCACCACCAGCAGCGGCACCAGCCACAGGAACGGGCTGCGGTAGGTGACGAGCAGCAGCAGCGCCACCACGGCGGCGGTGACCAGCAGCAGGGTGGTGTCGGCGCCCTCGAACACCTGGCTCAGGTCGGCGGTGAAGGCCGGCCCGCCGGTGACCTCGACGGTCAGGTCGTCGGGCAGTCCGGCGACGGCGTCGCGCACCTTGCCCACCTCGTCGACCACGGCCTCCTGCCCACCGGCGGTGGACAGTGGCACGGCGACGAGCGCCACGGTGCCGTCGGGGGAGAGCTGGGCGGGTGCGACCCGGCCGCCGACCGCGAGGCCGCCGAGCGTACCGGCGGTGTCGTCGAGCGCGGTCCGGTCGGCGCCGGTCAGCGGCGCCCGGTCGGCGCGGCTGACCACCACCAGGGCGGGCTGGACGTCGTGGGAGGGCAGTTGTTCCTGGAGGCGTTCGACCTGGGTCGACTGCCATTCGACGGACAGACCGGTGGACGAGACCGGTTCGGGGTTGTCCGGCTTGGGCAGGCCGAAGACGACCGCGCCGACGACGAGGGCGGCGACCACGGTGAGCCAGGCGGCCAACCGGCCCCGGGCGACGCGGGTGAACAGGGACATCTGCGGGCCTCACATGTCTTCTCGCTGGGCGAGTATCTTGATGAGCGAGATTATCCGGGAAGGGCTTATGCTGCAACCGGACCGGGGAAGAGGTGGCGGCGAGCGGTGGCGGGGCACGGCATGTACCGGCGACGGGACGATCCGCGGGGGCGGATGGTCGCGGAGATCACCAACGACCTGCGTCGCTACTCGGTGGACGCCCAGCACGTCGGGCACGCGTTCGCCGGCCTGCACGGGCTCAACCCCACCGACCTGCAGGCCCTGATCGCGGTGATGGAGGCCGAGCTGGTGGGCGACCCGATCACCCCCGGCCGGCTCGGTGACGTGCTCAACCTCTCGTCCGGCTCGGTGACCGCGCTCGTCGACCGGCTGGAGCGCGCCGGCCACATCCGACGCGACCGGGACACCGCCGACCGCCGCAAGATCCTGCTGCACTACGCCGACCGGGGCGCCGCCCTGGCCCGGAGCTTCTTCGGCCCGCTGGGCCGGCGCACCGACGAGGTGATGGCCGGCTTCACCGACGACGAGCTTGCCGTGGTGCACCGCTTCCTGGGCGAGATGGTGCACAGCATGCGGACGCACCGGGACGAGGTGCGCGCCGCCCGCGCCACGGCCGAACCACCAGGCGACCGCTGACCGTGCGGCTGATCACCCGGCTCGCCGCGACGGCGCTGCGGCTGCCCGCCGCCCGCGCCGGGCGGATCGCCGTCCGGCGGGACATCCCGGTGCGGGTCCGCGACGGCACCATGTTGCGCACCGACCACTACGCGCCGGACCTGCCGGGCGCGGCCTGCGTGCTGATCCGCACCCCGTACGGGCGGGGCGGGCCGATCCGGCTGCTCGGCCGCCTGGTCGCCGAGCGGGGCTTCCACGTGGTGATCCAGTCCTGCCGCGGCACCTTCGGCTCCGGCGGCGAGTTCGCCCCGCTCGTGCACGAGCGCGACGACGGCCTGGACACCCTCGACTGGCTGCGCCGCCAACCGTGGTGGACCGGGGCGTTCGGCATGTTCGGCGCCAGCTACCAGGGCTTCGTGCAGTGGGCGGTGGCCGCCGAGGCGGGCGACGAGCTGCGCGCGATGGTCGCGGTGGTGACCGCCTCGGCCACCCGCGACTCGACGTACGCGGGGGAGTCGTTCGCGCTGGACACGGTGCTCACCTGGGCCGAGCTGCTCCAGGCGCAGACCGTGCCCTGGCTGGCCCGGCAGTGGGAGCTCAAGCGCGGCCAGCCCCGGCTCGTCCGCGCGCTCACCCACCTGCCGCTGGCCGAGGCGGACCGGGTCGCCACCGGGGTCACCGTGCCGTTCTTCCAGGAGTGGTTGCGTCACCACACGCCGGACGCCGACTACTGGCGGGCCCGGGTGTTCGGCGACCGGATCACCGAGGTCCGCGCGCCGGTCGCCATGGTCAGCGGCTGGCAGGACATCTTCCTCCCGGCCCAGCTCGACGACTACGCCCGGCTGCGGGCCGCCGGGGCCCGGCCGAGGTTGACCGTCGGCCCGTGGACCCACGGCAGCCCCGGGCTGCTCGTGGCGTCCCTGCGGGAAGGGCTGGACTGGTTCGACGAGCACCTGGCCGGACGGCCCGCGCCGGCCCGCGCGCCGGTGCGGGTGCACGTCGGCGGCGTCGGGGGCGGCTGGCGGGGCCTGCCGGACTGGCCACCGCCCGCCACGCCGATCCGCTGGCACCTGCGACCCGGTGGTGGCCTGGCGCCCGGGCCGCCCGACGACGGCCCGCCGGACCGGATCCGCTACGACCCGGCCGACCCGACCCCGTCGCTCGGGGGCCCGCTGCTCGTCGCGCAGCGGGCCGGCGCGGTGGACAACCGTCCGGTCGAGTCCCGCCCGGACGTGCTGACCTACACCAGCGACCCGGTACGCGAGCCGGTGGAGGTGGTCGGGCCGGTGCACGCCGAGATCCACCTGCGCAGCGAGCTGTCCTACCTGGACGTGTTCGTGCGGCTGTGCGACGTGGACCGGCGGGGGCGCTCCTGGAACGTCTGCGACGGCCTGGTCCGCGTCGAACCGGGCCGGTTCCCGCGCGACGGGTCCGGCGTGGTGCGGGTGCCGGTCGCGCTCTGGCCGACCGCCCACCGGTTCGCGCCCGGACACCGGCTGCGCGTGCAGGTCTCCGGCGGCGCCCACCCGCGGTACGCGCGCAACCCGGGCACCGGGGAGCCACTCGGCACAGCCGTGACGCTGCGTGCCGGATGGCGGGAGGTGTTGTGCGGTCGCGAGCACCCTTCGGCATTGCTGCTGCCGCTCAGGTCGTCGCCGTCCACACCGGTCTGATAATCGCGAAATATTGCTCCTGAGCTGGGCTTTTCCCGTAATGGGGGATAGGCTCGCAGCAAGTGCCCGTTGTTGTGCAGTCGTCCGGCAGGGGCACGTCCGCAGATCGCACCTCGTCACGTTTCGTGATTGTCGTGCCCTTGCCGATCATCGATCGGAAAGGGGATCTGCCATGACGTCGGCCCCGGCAAACCTGCTGGCCGTCCGCACCCTGTTACTCGCCTATCTCAACGTCGACAAGAACGCCGTCCGGGACGCCGATCTCGAACCCGCGGAGGTCGGCATCGTCGGCGACGCCAGTCACCGGGGCGGCTACCACTGCGGCTCGGACCGGATCGTCGCCAACGACTACTCGGTGGTGGAGTCCACCCGGGACCGTTCCGGCTTGACGCTCTACGCCTCCGCGCTTGACGTCGGCACGTTCTCGGTCCGTTCCGGCGGCGCCACGCACACGCTGCGGACGTTTTCCACCTGGCTGGTGGCGCAGTGCGCGGCGAACGCGGCCGACTCCCGGGACATCCGGGAGGTCATCTACTCCGCGGACGGCCGCACCGTGCGGCGGTGGGACCGGCTGGGCAAGCGCACCAGCGGCGACAGCAGCCACCTGTTCCACACCCACATCAGCTTCTTCCGCGACTCCACCAAAGCGGGCCGGGACCAGACCCCGCTGTTCCGCCGCTATCTCACCGCGATCGGACTGATCGCCCCGACGAAACCGGAGAACGAGATGGAACAGAACGACAAGCTCGTGGGCAACACCGGCTCGACGAGCCGTACCGTCGGCGACGTCCTCGCCGATCTGCAGAACCTGCGGAACTGGCTGATCTCGCCGGCCAACACCACCGGCCTGATCACCCCGCCGGCGGCCAATTCCCCGCTCCAGCAGATGCTGGCCATGCTGCGCGGATGGCCGGCGCTCGTGGCGCAGGTGAACGAGTTGTCCGGCAAGGACTTCACCGACGAGCAGCAGATCGTCACCGGCGTCCTCGCCGGGCTGCCGCCGGAGCGGATCGCCGAGGCCATCCCTCCGCAGATCGCCCGGGACGTCGCCGACGAGCTGTCCCGGCGGCTCACCGCCTGACGCGCGCCCGCCGCGACGACTGCAGCGTCGCGGCGGCGGGCATCCCGCAATAACTATTGCGCAATAGATCTTGCGAATGTCAGACTCGGCCGCATGGATCAGCCCACGGTCAGACAGGTCACCGACTCGCGGGTGCTCGCCGCGCTCGCCCATCCGCTGCGCCGCCGCCTCATGGACGTGTTCAAGGTGTACGGCCCGAGCACGGTCGGCCAACTCGCCGAGCGCACCGACCAGGCGCCGGCGAACGTGAGCCACCACCTCCGGGTGCTGGCCGCCGCCGACCTGCTGGTCGAGGCGCCCGAGCTGGCCCGCGACCGCCGGGAGAGCTGGTGGAAGCTACGGAACAGAGGCGTGCGCTGGTCCGAGTCCGACTTCGACGACGACCCGTCCACCCGGGTGGTGGCCGACGCGGCGGGCTCGCTCAACCTGGAGCGCCACGCCGCGCTGGTGCGGGCCTGGCACACCGCCCCCGACGACGCCCGTGCCGCCTGGGGCGACGGACCGTTCAGCACCGACCACTGGCTGCACCTCACCCCGGAGGAACTGGCCGAACTCAGCCGCGAGGTGATCGCCCTCTTCATGCGGTGGGCCGACCGGCCGGTACCGGACGACGGCCAACGGCGCGAGCCGGTGTTCGTGTTCACCCACGGCGTCCCGGCCCGGCCGTGACCGCCCCGGCCGGCGCGCCCGCGGCGCCCACCGCCCCGCCGCGCGGCGGGCTGCTCCGGCACCACGACTTCCGGCGTCTCTGGACCGGCCACACGATCAGCGCGGTGGGCAGCAACATGACCACCGTCGCGCTGCCGCTCGTCGCCGTGGCGGTGCTCGACGCCACCACGTTCCAGGTGGCGGTGCTGACCGCCGCGGCCTGGCTGCCGTGGCTGGTGGCCGGCCTGCCGGTCGGGGCGTGGGTCGACCGGGTCCGCCGCCGCCCCGTGATGATCGCCGCCGACCTGACCGGGGCCGTGTTGTTCGCAAGCGTCCCGGCCGCCGCGCTGCTCGACCAGCTCACCGTCGGGCACCTGCTGGTGGTGGCGCTCGGGGCCGGCCTGGCCCGGGTCTTCTTCGAGACCGCCGACCAGGTCTACCTGCCCACCCTGCTGCCACCGGAGCAGGTGCCGCCGGCCAACGCCCGGCTGCACGCCACCCAGACCGCGAGCTACCTGCTCGGCCCCGGGCTCGCCGGTCTGATCGCCCAGCTCGCCGGCGCGGTGACCGCGGTGGCGCTGGACGCGGTGAGCTTCCTGGCGTCCGCGCTGTGCCTGCACCGGATCCGCGCCGTCGAACCCCGACCGGCGCGTCCCGCCGTGTCGACCTCGATGCGCCGGGAGGTGGCCGACGGGCTGCGCTTCGTCACCCGGGATCCGTACCTGCGGGTGCTGACCGTCTTCGGCGCGGCCAGCAACATCGGGCTCACAGGCTACCAGGCGGTCCTCGTGGTCTTCCTGGTCCGCTCGGCGCACCTGCCAGCCGGGCTGGTCGGCCTGCTGATCGGCCTGGCCAGCCTCGGTGGCGTCGTCGGCGCGGCGCTTGCCGCCCGGCTCGCCCGCCGGCTCGGCACCGCGCGCGTCCTGCTGCTCGCCGGCGCGCTCACCGGCCCGCCCGCGCTGCTGATCCCGCTCGCCGGCCCCGGCGCGCGGGTGGCCTGGTTGGTGCTCGGCGGGGTGCTGGTCAGCCTGGGCGTCGCGATCGGCAACGTGGTCAAGGGCAGCTTCCGGCAGACCTACACGCCGCACCACCTGCTCGGCCGGGTCACCGTGAGCATGCAGTTGCTCAACTACGGCACCATCCCGCTCGCCGCGCTGCTGGCCGGCGCGCTGGGCGCCGGCTGGGGGCCGGCGGGCGCGATCCGGCTGATGACGGCGTGGCTCGCACTCACCCCGCTGATCCTGCTGCTGGGGCCGCTACGCCGGCGGCGTGACCTGCCGGCGGCACCCGCCTGAGAACGCGCTGCGGCGACGGTCGGAGCCCGACCGCCGCCACCGGCACGTTGTCACATCACATCGGGCGGACGTTGTCCGCCTGCGGGCCCTTCTGGCCCTGCGTCACCTCGAACTCGACCTT
The genomic region above belongs to Micromonospora sp. WMMD1128 and contains:
- a CDS encoding CocE/NonD family hydrolase — its product is MTVRLITRLAATALRLPAARAGRIAVRRDIPVRVRDGTMLRTDHYAPDLPGAACVLIRTPYGRGGPIRLLGRLVAERGFHVVIQSCRGTFGSGGEFAPLVHERDDGLDTLDWLRRQPWWTGAFGMFGASYQGFVQWAVAAEAGDELRAMVAVVTASATRDSTYAGESFALDTVLTWAELLQAQTVPWLARQWELKRGQPRLVRALTHLPLAEADRVATGVTVPFFQEWLRHHTPDADYWRARVFGDRITEVRAPVAMVSGWQDIFLPAQLDDYARLRAAGARPRLTVGPWTHGSPGLLVASLREGLDWFDEHLAGRPAPARAPVRVHVGGVGGGWRGLPDWPPPATPIRWHLRPGGGLAPGPPDDGPPDRIRYDPADPTPSLGGPLLVAQRAGAVDNRPVESRPDVLTYTSDPVREPVEVVGPVHAEIHLRSELSYLDVFVRLCDVDRRGRSWNVCDGLVRVEPGRFPRDGSGVVRVPVALWPTAHRFAPGHRLRVQVSGGAHPRYARNPGTGEPLGTAVTLRAGWREVLCGREHPSALLLPLRSSPSTPV
- a CDS encoding metalloregulator ArsR/SmtB family transcription factor yields the protein MDQPTVRQVTDSRVLAALAHPLRRRLMDVFKVYGPSTVGQLAERTDQAPANVSHHLRVLAAADLLVEAPELARDRRESWWKLRNRGVRWSESDFDDDPSTRVVADAAGSLNLERHAALVRAWHTAPDDARAAWGDGPFSTDHWLHLTPEELAELSREVIALFMRWADRPVPDDGQRREPVFVFTHGVPARP
- a CDS encoding efflux RND transporter permease subunit, with the translated sequence MSLFTRVARGRLAAWLTVVAALVVGAVVFGLPKPDNPEPVSSTGLSVEWQSTQVERLQEQLPSHDVQPALVVVSRADRAPLTGADRTALDDTAGTLGGLAVGGRVAPAQLSPDGTVALVAVPLSTAGGQEAVVDEVGKVRDAVAGLPDDLTVEVTGGPAFTADLSQVFEGADTTLLLVTAAVVALLLLVTYRSPFLWLVPLLVVAATEQITLRAVDTIVPALGIHLQAGQVTGIASVLVFGAATDYALLLIARYREELRREENRFAAMRAARRRTAEPILASGGTVVLGVLTLLLSEQETNRALAVACATGVVFAMLSALFVLPAALVLFGRGLFWPFVPRVGGPVREGRLWGRLGELVARRPLPVAVLATLLLAGLALGGLGIRTGLSETEQFRARPEAVAGAETLARAFPAGSTQPVAVLTNPGAAPAVLAAADGVDGVASARPGAAGDRVAQVDVVLAAEPGIAASDRAVVALRDAVAAVPDSAPPTVDGADAPDGALVGGAVAATYDSNQANTNDLRLILPIILLLVGAVLVLLLRGLLAPLLLVLTVIASFFASLGAAWLLFDHVLDFPALDSGVLLLAFVFLVALGVDYNIFLVTRAREDARRAGTRDGMLSALRVTGGVITSAGVLLAAVFAVLGVLPLITLTQIGIIVCVGVLLDTLLVRTVLVPALAFLLGDRFWWPGRITREPGTPDAPAGAAGAPAEPVTARD
- a CDS encoding MFS transporter; amino-acid sequence: MTAPAGAPAAPTAPPRGGLLRHHDFRRLWTGHTISAVGSNMTTVALPLVAVAVLDATTFQVAVLTAAAWLPWLVAGLPVGAWVDRVRRRPVMIAADLTGAVLFASVPAAALLDQLTVGHLLVVALGAGLARVFFETADQVYLPTLLPPEQVPPANARLHATQTASYLLGPGLAGLIAQLAGAVTAVALDAVSFLASALCLHRIRAVEPRPARPAVSTSMRREVADGLRFVTRDPYLRVLTVFGAASNIGLTGYQAVLVVFLVRSAHLPAGLVGLLIGLASLGGVVGAALAARLARRLGTARVLLLAGALTGPPALLIPLAGPGARVAWLVLGGVLVSLGVAIGNVVKGSFRQTYTPHHLLGRVTVSMQLLNYGTIPLAALLAGALGAGWGPAGAIRLMTAWLALTPLILLLGPLRRRRDLPAAPA
- a CDS encoding MarR family transcriptional regulator; protein product: MYRRRDDPRGRMVAEITNDLRRYSVDAQHVGHAFAGLHGLNPTDLQALIAVMEAELVGDPITPGRLGDVLNLSSGSVTALVDRLERAGHIRRDRDTADRRKILLHYADRGAALARSFFGPLGRRTDEVMAGFTDDELAVVHRFLGEMVHSMRTHRDEVRAARATAEPPGDR